Below is a genomic region from Gemmatimonadales bacterium.
TATAGCGGCCGGGGTTGGCCTTGAAGTCGGTGAGCAGGTCGGCGAGCGCCGTGTTGGTGCGCCGCAGGTCCCCGACGATCGTGGTGTCGTTGAAAAGCTGGCCCACGGCGCCGCGCCCGCTGTTGATCTTCGTCATGAGCGAGTCGAGGGTTGCGCTGGTGCGCGTCAGCGTCGAAGTGACCTGAGCCAGGCTCGCGCTGGCGTCGCGCATGTGACCCATCGTCTCGGTGGCCGGCGTCGTGTTCCGGGCCAGGAGGAGGTCCATCCGCTGGAACACCTGGCGCAGGCTGACCAGCGCCCGGGTCAGCTCCTGCGACGGGGCCTGGCCCGCGTTGCCGAGCTGCTGGAGCGACCGCCGCGCCTGGACCAGCACCGCGCGCAGCTCGTGGGTCGTGGAGGGAGCGAACATCTCCGTGGTGTTCGCGAGCAGCTCGCGCCCCCGATCCGAGAGTCCCGCCGCCATCTCCGACAGGTCCTGGTCCCGCGTCCCGCGGATCAGCGAGTCCAGCGGCTCGCTCGCCGTGCCGGGCTGGTAATCGACATACCGCGCGCCGAAGAAGTCGAGGGCCTTCACCGCCGCCCTGGCGTCCCGTTTGGCCTGCCCGCCCTGGCTCAGCTCCAGATAGACCGAGACCTGTCCCGGCGCGTCGAGCTCTACCTTTCTCACCCTGCCGACGGTGACACCTGAAGTCCGGACCGGGTCGCCCTCCTTGAGCCCCACCACGTCGTCGAACGTGGTGCGTACCAGCTCGCCCGTCCGCAGCGACGTGTTCTTCAGCCACAGCAGCAGATAGACGAATATCGCCGCCGCGACGAGGATGAAGAAACCGACCGCGGCCTCCCGCCGGTAGCGCAACTCCATCAGGCCTCCAGCTCCGCGACCTCGAAGTCCCGTTCGAGGAACTGGCGCACCACCTCGTCCTTCGCCGCCATGAACTCCTCCGCGGTGCCCACCTTGCGGATCTTCCCGTGGTCCAGGAGGGCGATCCGGTCGGCCACCTTGAACGAGCCCCGAACGTCGTGCGACACCACGATGCTGGTCACCTTCAGCTCTACCTGAAGCCGCTGGATGAGCGCGTCCATCGCATCCGCGTTCACCGGGTCGAGTCCCGAGGTCGGCTCGTCGTAAAGAAGATACTCAGGGTGCCCGGCTATCGCCCGCGCGATGCCCACCCGCTTGCGCATCCCTCCCGAGAGCGACGCCGGCATCAGCCGCCCCACCTCGGGCCCCAGGTTCACCAGCTCGAGGCACTCGGCCACCCGGGAGTCGCAGAACCCGCGGTCAGCATAGCACGACTCGTCCGAGATGCCGAGCCGGATGTTCTCGTAGACGCTCAT
It encodes:
- a CDS encoding MlaD family protein, translating into MELRYRREAAVGFFILVAAAIFVYLLLWLKNTSLRTGELVRTTFDDVVGLKEGDPVRTSGVTVGRVRKVELDAPGQVSVYLELSQGGQAKRDARAAVKALDFFGARYVDYQPGTASEPLDSLIRGTRDQDLSEMAAGLSDRGRELLANTTEMFAPSTTHELRAVLVQARRSLQQLGNAGQAPSQELTRALVSLRQVFQRMDLLLARNTTPATETMGHMRDASASLAQVTSTLTRTSATLDSLMTKINSGRGAVGQLFNDTTIVGDLRRTNTALADLLTDFKANPGRYIHVSVF
- a CDS encoding ATP-binding cassette domain-containing protein — its product is MIELRDVHKKFGRHVVLDGVNFSVEKGETVALLGPSGTGKSVLLKHIIGLIKPDSGEVLVDGVSVPNLGRKQLSKLRRKIGYAFQNGALFDSMSVYENIRLGISDESCYADRGFCDSRVAECLELVNLGPEVGRLMPASLSGGMRKRVGIARAIAGHPEYLLYDEPTSGLDPVNADAMDALIQRLQVELKVTSIVVSHDVRGSFKVADRIALLDHGKIRKVGTAEEFMAAKDEVVRQFLERDFEVAELEA